One genomic segment of bacterium includes these proteins:
- the rsmG gene encoding 16S rRNA (guanine(527)-N(7))-methyltransferase RsmG, whose amino-acid sequence MLSLLRSVVTDIGLGQLEKDKEKLFHIYLRELQIWNKKFNLTAYESEREIVIYHFIDSLLPLPFFPIKEGNLIDIGSGAGLPGIPLKIFNPSFSLHLLEANKKRILFLKHIREKLKMDFEILEGRAEDLGRNPQYRERFSLAVARAVAPLPVLLEYSLPFLKVGGFFIAYKGPKLEEELKESRRALSILGGKVLDVKGTILPFVEEKRMFLFVFKERETPENYPRRAGIPAKRPL is encoded by the coding sequence CGTTACCGATATAGGACTTGGACAATTAGAGAAAGATAAGGAAAAGCTATTCCATATCTATCTGCGGGAGCTTCAAATCTGGAACAAGAAGTTCAACCTCACCGCTTACGAGAGCGAGCGGGAAATAGTTATTTATCATTTTATTGATTCCCTCCTTCCCTTGCCTTTCTTTCCCATAAAAGAGGGGAATTTGATAGATATTGGGAGCGGTGCAGGGTTACCCGGTATCCCTTTGAAAATCTTCAATCCCTCCTTTTCCCTTCATCTCCTTGAAGCCAACAAAAAGAGGATACTTTTCTTAAAACATATAAGGGAGAAATTGAAAATGGATTTTGAGATTTTGGAGGGTAGGGCTGAGGATTTGGGAAGAAACCCTCAATATAGAGAGAGATTTAGCTTGGCTGTTGCGAGAGCGGTAGCTCCTCTCCCTGTTTTACTTGAATATAGCCTGCCATTTCTAAAAGTTGGTGGTTTTTTCATAGCCTATAAGGGGCCAAAGCTTGAGGAAGAACTAAAAGAATCAAGAAGAGCGCTCTCTATCTTAGGGGGAAAGGTTTTAGATGTAAAGGGAACCATACTTCCCTTCGTTGAGGAGAAGCGAATGTTTCTTTTTGTGTTTAAGGAAAGGGAGACTCCCGAAAATTATCCTCGTAGAGCGGGCATTCCAGCCAAACGTCCGCTTTAA